The Leptospira sp. WS39.C2 genome contains a region encoding:
- a CDS encoding DUF2892 domain-containing protein produces the protein MFQNMGLYDRVIRIIVGLVLGGLYLGGVVEGTTAIVLFVIGLVMIATSAIGFCPAYLPFKISTKGK, from the coding sequence ATGTTTCAAAATATGGGTTTATATGACAGAGTCATTCGTATAATTGTTGGTTTAGTGTTAGGCGGATTGTATTTAGGTGGAGTTGTAGAAGGTACCACTGCAATTGTTTTATTTGTCATTGGACTTGTAATGATTGCCACTTCAGCAATTGGTTTTTGCCCAGCCTACTTACCATTTAAAATCTCGACAAAAGGAAAATAA